DNA sequence from the Teretinema zuelzerae genome:
GGGCCCGTAGACCCATGTTGCCGGTAGAGTACGAAACGAACTGACAGATCATGTCGTACATGATATCCGGCGGGATTCCGTTGACGGCTCCGTTTTTCACGAGGGACTCGCCGGACGTCTCAAGCCGGGCTTTCGCTTTCGGGGCCGAAGCGGGAATCCAGCTGTCCACCAGCGACAGCATTTCCTCCCTGCTCAGCTCTGGTGCTTCCTTAAGAAGCAAATCCGCGGCGAATTCCCTGAACGTGCCCCTGATGCCGTCCATGCTTTTTTGAATCGACGATTCTATCGCGCCTGACATCTGATGAGCCGCCTTCCCGGGATCGAGGGAAATAATGCCTGTGCTGGATTCCAGATCTGCCTTCCGCCGTGTCACGGCGGCCTCGAGAGCGTCGATATCCCTGAGATCGGAGCGGTTTAATATGTAATCCAGGGCTGCGAACAGTTCCTGTTTTGTCGAACGGGAAGCCATATACATAAAATACCCGCTGGAGAGCGTTTCCGCAAGAGAAATAAAGCCGATGCCCGTTATTGACCGATAAAGGCGCTCAAGCGTATTCTGAACACGTCATGGAAATTGAATTACTTGGATCAGGGACAAGCCACGGAGTGCCGGTGATCGGCTGTTCATGTCCCGTATGCGCTTCGAAGGACCAGAAAGACAACCGGATGAGGGCGAGCGCCCTTATCAGGGGGAACGACGGCAGAACAATACTCATCGATCCGGGCCCGGAATTCCGCATCCAGGCGCTCAGAACAGGCCTTGCGCGGCTCGACGCCATTCTCGCGACGCATGCGCACGCCGACCACGTACACGGCCTCGACGACGTGCGCATCTTCTCCCGGGATCATGACATACCCCTCTACTGCAACGCCGTATGCCTCGAAGACATCAAAAACAGGTTCGACTATATCTTCAAACCTACGCAGGAAGGAGGAGGAAAGCCTCGCATTGCGCTGAAAGAGGCGCGCGGAGGCGAGAAGTTCTACGCCGCCGGCATCGAAGTCACGCCGATCCCGGTGATGCACGGACAGCTTCCCGTTTTCGGATGGAGAATCGGAGACGCCGCGTATCTGACCGACTGCAACGGCATTCCCGACGGTTCGATCGAGCTGCTCAAAGGAGTCAAAAGCCTGATAATCGACGGATTGCGCGTCAGGCCCCATTCAACCCACTTTAATTTCGAAGGGGCTCTGGAGCAAATTCAGAGAATCAACCCCGATAAGGCATGGCTCACTCATTTATGCCATGATTTTACGCACGCCGAAATCCAGGACTGGCTTCGAAAACGCGTTCCGGGCAAAAAAATAGAGCCCGCGTTCGACGGGCTCTGCATCAGTATCGGACGATAAGAAATCGTCAGATAGCCGAAAATAAATCAGACCTTTTTGGTAACATAACCGCTTCTGAGGCAGCGGGTGCACATCTTAATGGTCATGGTTGTACCGCCGAGAATAGTCTTTACCTCGACGATATTGGGCTTCCACAAACGGCGGGTGTGGTTGTAGGACTTACTGACCTTGTTACCGCTTATCGTACCCTTGCCGCAAATTTCACATCTCCGGGACATATTAAACCTACCTTTCAGAAGGGGACGCATGTACCCCTTTTAATTTGCCTATAATGGAAGCTCATAGTATCAGATTCATGAAACCATGTAAAGTGGCTTCATGAAAATCATTAGATTGTACCCTCGTATACCAGTTTTTCCTGGCTGTCCAGCGTGATTGTGGAACCCGGCTCGAGCGTTTTCATCGCCCCTGATACCTGTGAAATCCAGATCAGGTTTGGATTGATCATAGACAACACTTCTTCGCTCATCTCGGACGGGTTCTCTACGACAAGACCGTCTACAACCCGGAGGATGGGAACGAAGGACATATCGAGATTACGGGTAACCAGAATTTCGCCGCCTTTTTTCCTCAGGGCGACGAAGGCTTCTTCAAGATTTTCCGCGCGTACTATTCTTCCGGTCACCCGCTTTTTCGCGTCTTCCGCCGCGGCGTCCACGCTCTCGATTCCCGTCGGGCGGCACTGCCGGCATCCCCCGGCGTTCAAGCCGCGGGCGAGCACGTTGCCCACGAACACCACCCGGATCATGTTGATCATCAAGGGACTGATGATGGGCATGCCGGCGACGAGAACGACCTTGTCGGTTTTTTTAAGCCATTTGGTATCGAGAGAAGCGCGCATCGCGTTTTGAATCATTTGTTCCGAATCTTCGGCGACGGTAACCAGCAGAGGAACCACGCCCCAGTTTAGCAGGAGCTGTCGGCGGATGGTTTCGTCGGGTGTGGCCGCGATGACGGGCTGTTCGGGACGGAAGCTCGCAAGCAACCGGGCGGTATTTCCCGTCATGGTCGGAGTAAGAAGCGCGGCGGCCTGAATCTCGGTCGCGGTTTGGTAGGCCGAATACGCCATGATTTCGCCGATTCCGCCGCGGGAGCGGTCGAGCCGGTGGAACACCCGCATCTTGTTCCGGTATTCGTCGGAGGCTTCGACGGTTCTCGCAATCTTCGCAAGCATCTGCACCGCTTCGACCGGCCAGGCTCCGTTGGCCGTTTCGCCTGAAAGCATGACTGCGTCGGTTCCGTCGAAGATTGCGTTGGCCACGTCCGTCAGTTCAGCGCGGGTCGGACGGGGGTTGACGATCATGGAGTCGAGCATCTGGGTCGCGGTGATGACCGGTTTTCCGGCCATGTTGCACGCATGGATGATCTTTTTCTGCGCAAGCGGGATGCGTTCCGTAGCCAGTTGGACGCCCAGATCCCCGCGCGCGACCATGATGCCGGCGGAAACCGCGATGATGTCTTCTATATTGTCCAAGCCCTCTTCATTCTCGATCTTGGAAATGACGCGAACCTTGGATCCGAAGGGCTCGATGAAACGGAGGATGGATACAACGTCCGCAGGAGAACTCACGAAGCTCGCGGCGATGTAATCGATGCCCTTGGAAAGGCCGAATTCGATATCTTTCTTGTCTTGTTCGCTTAACACGGGAACGTCCGGATGAATGCCTATCACGTTGACGTTTTTGCGGCTGCCGAGAGATCCGGAATTGAGAGCGGTACAGGTAATCGCGTTTTCGCCGTCCGTATCCAGGACCAATAGCTCGACGAGTCCGTCTGCAATCAGGATGCGGCAGTCTTTTTTGATTTCCCGGGGAAGCTGTTTCCAGCTGAGGGAAATCCTGCCGGGTTTTCCGGGACCGCCCGCTTCCTCCGATCCGGCTTCTATCGATACAGAGCCGTCTACAGTGCAAAGAATGGAGTCGCCTTCCCGGATGGCGATCTTTCCGTCTCCGGCGACCATGCCGGTGCGGATTTCCGGACCCTTCGTATCCAACAACAGAGCGCAGGGAATTCCGGTGATGCGGGAAGCTTCCCGAACCCTGTCGATACCCGCTCCATGATATTCGTGATCGCTGTGGGAAAAATTAAAACGGGCAACGTTCATTCCCGCGCGGAGAAGATCGCATACGACGTCGATATTCTCGGTTGTGGGACCCATTGAACACACAATTTTGGTTTTTCTGGAAAACATCATTTCTCCTCAATAAAAATTGAACTACGCTTGCCTTCAACCGAGCACGGGCTCATTCAGGCATGGCGAGAACGGTTTCGATCCGGGACAATTCCGCCGATGAAAGCGGATCGCCCTCCAGAGCCTTCAGATTTTCATCCAATTGGGAAACCGAGCTCGCGCCGATCAACACCGAGGTGGAACGCGGATCTTTGAGAAGCCACTTGATCGCCAGGGCGGAAAGCGTTTCACCGCGTTCTTGAGCGATGTCGTTGAGAGCGTTCAGTTTAGCGAGCATTGCGGGAGTCAGCCGTTCGGGTTTTAAAAATACGCCGCGAGCCGCCCGCGAATCGGAGGGTACCTCTCCTGTCAGATAGCGGGAAGAAAGCAAGCCCTGAGCAAGGGGAGAAAACAGAATCATGCCGACGCCCTCCCTTCCCAAAAGATCGGTCAAACCGTCCTCGACCCAGCGGTCGAGCATCGAATAGCGAGCCTGGTGTATCAGGCAGGGCGTGCCGAGTTCCCGCAGGATCGAGATCGCTTTCGCGGCGGTTTCGGGGCCGTAGTTGGAAATGCCCGCGTACAGCGCTTTTCCCGAACGCACGATATGGTCGAGCGCGCCCATCGTCTCCTCCAGGGGAGTTTCAGGGTCGGGACGATGATGATAAAAGATATCGACGTAATCGAGCTTCATTCTCGCCAGGCTCTGATCAAGGCTCGAAACAAGGTACTTTCGGCTGCCCCAGTCTCCGTAAGGGCCGTCCCACATTCCGTAGCCGGCCTTCGTAGAAACGACGAGTTCGTCGCGGTAGGGGCGCAGGTCTTGGTCCATGACGGAGCCGAAAAAAGTTTCGGCCGAACCCGGGGGAGGTCCGTAATTGTTTGCGAGATCGAAGTGGGTGATTCCCTTGTCGAACGCATGAAGCAGGACATCCCGGGCGGGATCCGCGCGGTCTACGCCGCCGAAATTATGCCAAAGCCCCAGTGAAATTTCCGGAAGCTTGAGTCCGCTGCGTCCGCAGCGGCGATAGTGCATAGTTCCGTACCGGTCGTCGGCTGCCTTATATACGCTCATTTGTTCTCCTTCAGCATCAGGTTGAGTCGTCTTGTCAACCAACCCCGCTGTTGTATATTATAGTAGATACGATGAAAACACTAAATGGTCCGGGGGACTTAAACATATCTCGCGTACTCCGGCTCATCTGGCAGCATAAAGGTATCAGCCGGATCGAAATTGCGCAACAACTCGGCGTTGATAAATCTACTGTAACAAAGATTGTTTCATCCCTGGAAGAGATCGGCATAATCCGCGCCTTCGCCCAAGGGAACGCCGGGCCGCAGGGCGGCAGAAAACCCATACAGCTTGAGGTGACGCCCGACTTCGGGGTTACGTTCGGCATCGAAATAACCACCGACGGAATACTCGCGGTCATGGTGAACTTGAACGGAGAAATCCTGGAATATCTGGACATCAGGATGCCCGTGACATCCGTGTACGACGCTTTCGATCTCGCGGTGGAACAGCTGAGCTTGAAGTGGGAAATCCTCGGACGGCCGCTTCTGGGAATCGGAGTCGGAATCCCCGCCATCGTCAACACGGAAACAGGAACCATCGTCCAGTCGATTCCCCTCGTCATCCATGATCCGATCCATTTTGCCGGCTGGGCCCGGGAAAAATACGGGACTCCCGTCTATATCGAAAACGACGCCAGATGCGGATGCCTCGGAGAGATTACGCTGAGGCACGGCATGGAGCTCGACAACGCGTTGTTTCTGCTCGCGGAAATTCGAAAAATCACCGGTTCAACCGAAAGCCGAAAAAACCTTTCTGTCGGACTCGGCTTCATCCTCAACGGCCAGCCCCATTACGGAAAACAGTTTTCTGCCGGAGAATTCAGGAGCATTTTGTGGGAACCGGGAAACTCCGGACAGTTTCAGTCGAACGACATGACGGGAGACAGGATCGGCTCGGACGAATCCGTAACAGGCTCGATGTTCACCGAACTGGCCCGCCACGCGGCGCTTTTGACGAACAGCCTGAACCTGAACTATGTGTTCATCGGCGGACTCGACGACTCTCTTACGGAAGATCTGATCGCCAGAATTAATTCGGAGATAGTGCGCAACTGGCCCTATGAACATGCGCAGCAATATTCGGTCATTCCTGCGTCTCTGGGCAGAAAGGCGGTCGCCTACGGTGCAGCCGGGCACTGCCTCCAGCGATTCTTTTCCCTCCCGAACATCTACCAGCCCTCGGGCAGCGGCCCGTCGATAAAAGAAACCCTCACCAAAATAAAAGACGTCTCTGCGGATAGCTGAAGCCTGCAAGCGTGCGCGCCGGCGCTCCAGCGTGTTCGCCGGCGGTCGGCGTGTTCGCTTGCGGTAAGCGTGTTCGCCGGCGGTCAGCGTGCGCTTGCGGCCTGCGTGTTCGCTTGCGGTCAGCGTGCTCGCTTGCGGTCAGCATGCACTTGCAGTCAGCGTGTGCGCTTGCGGTCAGCGTGCGCTTGCGGCCTGCGTGTTCGCTTGCGGTCAGCGTGCTCGCTTGCGGTCAGCATGCACTTGCAGTCAGCGTGTGCGCTTGCGGTCAGCGTGCGCTTGCGGCCTGCGTGTTCGCTTGCTTGCGGTAAGCGTGTTCGCTTGCGGTCAGCGTGCTCGCTTGCGCTCAGCGTGCGCTTGCGGCCAGCGTGTTCGCTTGCGGCCAGCGTGCGCTTGCGGTCAGCTGCGGGCGGCTGCGAGGGAGCCGCGGAGGACAAGTTCGGCGGTCAGCGTCATCGAAGAAACAGGCTGTTTGTTGATCATCTTCACCAGCAGCTCGGCGGCGGCCTCGCCTTTTTCGAAGCCGGGCTGCCTCAGCGTGGTGAGCGGAGGATTCATGAAAACAGAGAAGGGAATATCGTCGAAACCGACGACTGAAATATCATCGGGAATCGAAAGTCCCTGAGCCGCGCATTCTTCGTATACGCCGAGGGCCTGCACGTCTGCGAGGCAAACGATGGCAGTGGGGCGTTTTTTCTGGGACAGGAGGTCGCGGGCTACTTTTCGGCCGCTCTCGCTTGAAACTTCCGTATGATGCACCTGAATGCCGGTATGGGCGCCGAAGCTCAGGCCATGGCGCTTAAGCGCGCGATTAAAGCCGTTAAGCCGCGTATCGTTCGTCTGGCTGAAGTGGTCGCCGTTGTCGGAAAGAGTAACGTTTTGCAGCATGAACACCGCTATCTCGCGATGTCCCTGGCGAAGAACTTCTTCCATCAGGCTTTCCGCCGCCGCTTCGTCGTTAATGCCGACATTGACCAGCCCCTCTCCCGCTCCGCCGTCGATGGTAACAAAGGGAAGCCCCCGCTGGTGAAACAATTCAAGAACGGTCATTCCCGGTCCGATGCCGAGGGTGATGATTCCGTCCACGGCCGCGTTTCTGATGGTTTGGGTCAGGACTCCCTTTAAGGGGGAAAGAACCCCGAGTGACAGTCCTTCGCGGTCGCAGATATAGCCGATGCCGCGCATGATCTCCGAAATATAGGGGTTCTGGAATACTTCGTGAATCGACTGCGGCAGCAGCAGACCGATAGAACCGGTCTGCTTCATCGCAAGCGTCCGGGCTACCGGATCGGGCACATATCCCAGTTCGCGCGCGATATCCATAATCCTGGTAAACGTATCCTTGGATATTTTAGAAGGGTTGTTGAAGGCGAACGAAACAGTCGTCTTCGAAACGCCAGCCTCTCGCGCAATATCGTTGATTGTAGCCCGCATTCACTTCATCCTTTTACTGCCCCGGCGGCAATGCCTTTGATTATATACTTCTGCAAGGCCAGATAGAACAACACGATGGGCAGAGCCGACAACGTGAGGGAGGCGGTCATGGCGCCGTACTCCTTGAGGAATTGGCCGTTGAACATCATCTGGGCTAGCTGGATGGTTCCCTGCTTCACCACGATGAGGGGGAGAAGAAAGTCGTTCCAGAGCCAGAGCGCATCGATGACGGCGATTGTGGCTATGATTGTTTTCAAGAGCGGAAAGACAATATTGAAGAAGATGTAAAACTGTCCCGCTCCATCGATCGCGGCTGATTCCTCAAGTTCGCGCGGTACTCCTTTTACGAAGCCGTGGAACATGAAGATCGCCGTCGGACAGCCGAGTCCCCAATACATGACGATAATACCGGGGATGCTCATCAGGTGCAAGTCCGCGGCCAATACCGCGACGGGAACCATGATGATCTGAAACGGAATCACCAGGGCGAGCACAAAATAACCGTAGATTCCCCAGGACAGCCTGCTGTCCGTGCGGGCGAGCTTATAGGCAGCCATCGAGCTGACCAATATTATGCCCGCAAGACCCAGCACGGTGATGGAAAGGGTGTTCAGGAACACCCGGGGAAACTCCATCGCAGTCCAGGCCCGCGCGAAGTTGCCGAAGAACAGGCCCCTCGGCAGGCCGAGCGGATCGACCGTTATCTGGGCGTCGGTCTTAAACGCGTTCAATATCACGAAGATCACCGGGTAAAAAAACACGAGAGCGAAAAGAACCATGACTCCGGTGAATACTCTTCTGGTTACGATCTGATGGGTTGTAGCCATTATTGCTCCACCTCCTTCTTTTTCATTATGTACAGCTGTATTCCGGTTACGATGAATATAATCGTGAACAGAAGCATCGCCTTCGCGGTGGCAAGGCCCGCGCGCTTTCTGGCGAAGGCGTCGAAGAAAATATCAAGGACGACGGGCACGGTTCCGTAGGTATAGGCGGAACCCGAGGTCATGGCGTAGATCAGGTCGAAGCTCTTCAGAGCATTCGCAATAGTAAGGAAAAACGAAATTGTGAGCGCGGGAACAAGGAGCGGCATCGTTATGTTGGTAAACCGCTGCCAGGGCGAGGCTCCGTCGATTTTCGCCGCTTCCACGACGTCGGTCGGAATATTTTGAAGGCCTGCCAGATACACGATCATGTAATAGCCGGCGCCCTGCCAGATCGCGACCATCACGATGAGCCAGGGTGTTTTAGCCGGATCGCTCAGCCATTGATCGATTCCCGTTACCCGGGGGAACATTTGGAAAAAGAGCATTTTCCAGATGAGCGCCACAATGACCATGGACAGCACGTTCGGCAAAAAGAAAACGGATCTGAGGAATTTCTGCCCCTTGATTCCGGTATCGAGGGCGAGGGCGAGAAGGAAGGCGAGAAGATTGATTCCTATGACCGAGAAAAAGGCGAAAAACGCGGTAAAGCCGATGACGCCCAGATCGAAGCCCCGAGAGGTCCACTTCGCGCCGAGCACGGGCTTGAGCTCGCCCAGGGCCCACAGTCCTTCGGCGCCGGATTCTACGTCTTTCGCGCTTTCCGCGGAGAGGTTTTCAGATTTGACAAAAGAGGCGACGGCTTCCCTCCAGGCGTCCCGGTCTCGAGCGAGGGCTGCGGAACGTATGGATGAAATCAGCGCGGAAATAGAATCTGCTTTTATTCTGTCTTCGACCTCGAACTCGGGTATGAGCCAGATCTTGTCTTCAAAGGAAAATTCGTTCCATTCAGAGCGGAGAGAGAAATCTTCTTTAGTTTCCTCGTAGAACGAATCGAAGAGCGCGCGTTCATCCGCGGACAGCTTCGATAATAAGTTTTTCTGCAGATCTTTTTTCGCGATCCGCTGAGGAATCGACGAGGTCGTATTGTAATAAGACTGGTCGAATGAGCGGGGATAAAACGATTCGCTCACTTTTCCGCCGATAATGTCGCGGTAGTTTTTCAGGCCGACGAAGCGGTTCGCTTCGCTTTCATATCCGGCCTTCCGGAAAATCGATTCCACTTTTCTTCTTTCAAAGCCGGAAAGCGAAAGCCGGCTGTAGGCGTTCTCGTCTCCGTTGCGGGCGTATACTGAAAGCAGATATTCTCTGTCTTTTTCGCTCTTCAATTTACCAAGTACGAGGTTTTCAAAATCGCCGCCGTCCATGACGATGGGCGAGCGCGGCGTAAGGCCGTCCCAGTTGGTCAGCGAGATGTACAGGCCGTTCAAAAAAGGGTAGATGAAAAAAATGGTGTACAACACAAAGCTGGGCAGCAGAAATACCGCGAAGTACAGGTGCTTCTTGGTTTTTGATTCTACCATGAACTGGCTCCTTTCGAAAATGATGCAAAAAAAGGCCGCGGTACGCCGTACCGCGGCCCGGTCAATCAAACGGGTCCGCTAAAAACCGGACTTACTTCTTGACGGCTCCGGCCCAGATCGAGTCGATTGACTCGATAACCTTTTCGCCGGTGATCTTCTTGAACATATACTGCTGCGCGCCGTTCTTGCAACCATCCTCGAACGCGGTCGTAGGATAGGAAGAGAAGGCCCAGGGGTACGCGCCGTTCTTGTCAACGCTGGAAAGCAGATCCTGGAAGGGCTGTTTCATGCTGGAAAGATCGGCTCCCTTGAAGGCGGGAACGAGCTTGTAGTCTTCGATCCAGATTTTCTGGGCATCGGGAGACGCGAGCCAGTCCAGGAAGGCGAGAGCAGCGTCCTGCTTTTCCTTGGAAGACTGGGCGGAAACGCCGAAGCAGGAGTCGATGTCTGCGTACATTTTGTTGAGCTTCGCGTCGTTGAACACGGGATAGGGAATGAAACCACAGTTCAGTGAAGGATTGGTACCAATGGCGGCTCCGTATGACCAGAGGCCTTGAACCATCATCGCGGCTGAACCCTTGGCGAAGGCTGCCTGCTGCTGATCCCAGCCCCATTCGGCCGCTTTCGGATCCATGTTGTCTTTGTAGAAGTCGAGCGCAGCGAAGAGCTTCGCGGTGTCCACGGCTCCGTACGAAGTTTTTCCGGCGTTCATGTCCGCGACGAACTTGTCGACCGCGACGCCTTTCTCTCCGACGAGAAGAGCGGTGTGCACGAGGGTGATGAAGTGTCCGGCAGACCAGTTTTCTGCGAGAAGTCCGGCGAAGGGTGTCACTCCGTTGGATTTGAGGGTCGCGCAGACACGCTCGAGCTCGCGGGCGGTCGTTGGAGCCTTCAGGCCGTATTTGTCGAAAATATCCTTGTTATAGATGATTCCGATTCCCGCGTAGTCCATCGGAAGGGCGTATTGTTTTCCGTTGTAGGTAACGGAAGCTTTAGAGCTGTCCACAACCTTGGACATGACGCTCTGCTTGGACAGATCTACTACGTAGCCTTTTTCGGCGTATTCCCAAACGCGGGAGTATGTCTGCATCTGAAGAATGTCGGGTAGCTTACCCTGAGCGGCGCGAGCGGACATGGTCGCGTCGGCGTCGTTGGGAACGATCAGCAGGGAGATTTTTACTCCGGTTTTCGCGGTGTACGCGTCGACGAGCTTCTTGAGCCCTTCCTGATTTTCCTGCTTGTAATAGTACATTTCCAGTTCGACCGGCGCAGCGCCGGCTGAACCTGATTTCGCTTCCGCTCCGCCGCTGGCGAATACCGCGCCCGCCAACAGAACGAGGCTGACCGCGGCGCTCATGATTTTCTTCATTTTCTCTCCTCCATCAAATAAAGACATTTGTTTTTCCAACGGCTATTAAACCGCTTTACCTTATTATTAAACCGGTTTACTCATTTGTCAATATAAATAATGAAAGATTTTTTACGGTTCAAAAAAGAAAATCTTACTCGGATGTAAAGACCCACTTGCCGTTCGCTTCCGTCAAGCCGTATTCGTTGCGAAGCAGTTTTTCCAGCCCCGTATGCATTTCCCGGGAAACCGAGGCAAGTTCGGATTTCGATCCGCGAGACGGAGGCAGGCTGGTCAGCATGGTTTCCATCAGCATTTTAGCCGCAAGGAACCTTCTGCTCTTCTCTACCGCCAGGAACATCGGCTTATCCAACAGACCGATCACTTCCCAGGTAATCTGCTCAGCCTGGGCGTACTGTCCCGCGTCCTTATCCTGATCCGTGATGCGCAGCGGGAGCCGATACGGAATTTCGTCGAGCAGGGGATCAAGGCGCTCAAGATCGAAGAGGCCGATTCCGCAATTAAAGAGAACCGGCTTTCCTTCGGCCTCGAAGGCGAGCATGCGTTCGGTCGAAATAACCGGTCCGATGTCCGCGCAGCTGAGTTTGCCGGAAGAATCGGCGACCAGAATGCCGCCTTTCACGTCCATGGGAGTGCGCCAGGATTCCTCGAACGCGGCGTCGAAACCGGAGAGGGCGAACACTGCCAGGGAAACAGGATCCACCGTGTACCCCATGTTGTCGATATTGCCGAGCCAGGCGAAGCGGATTCCCTTGCTCCTGAGTTTCCGGTAAATAGGGGCGAGCACCTCGAAATTTTGCCCGTGCCCGCCCGGCATCGCGATTCCCGTGTCGGCCCTGCCCCACGCCCGGTCGAAAATCTTGCGCGGACGGCCTGAGGATGAATGGGTAATAGCGGCCATCATCGTCTGGCTTGCGGTATACATTTCTACGGAGGGGCAGCCCAGAGATTCAGCGAGCGACAGGAGCCCCGGATCCGCTACATACTCGCGAAGGGCTTCAGCTATCGCGGAGTCTGTATGGACGCTCGTCATCTGAAAAGAAGGAAGGATTACCTCTGGAAGAGTTCCTATTTCTTCCTTATAAGCCTTCTTATGCTCAAGGAGCATTCTCAATTTCAGGAAGAGGAAACTCCACCCCGGCGAACCGTCCGGGTTCAGGAAGGCGGGAGTGATGCCCTTGGGCTTTCCGCGGCAATCGTCGGCGAGCGTATGAAAGAGATCCCCGAACTGGTCGAACAGCTCGGGATCCAGCGAACGGTTTTTTTTGTTGTCCGCATAGCTCGAGGCCGAGCCCCCGTTCAATACGCCGTACGCGGTCTGCGGATATAAGCGGATGCCGATCTTCCGCAGCAGAGCTTCGTCGAGAAGGAGAAGATCCTCGGACTCCGACGGAACTGCTTGGGCTCCGTTCAATAGAGAAAGCGGGAGGCCCAGATGAAAGAGGCGGGATTCAAGGGCGGCGCGGGTTTTTGACAATTCGGCGGGACCGCGGCGGTCCACAATCGCGGGATGGGGGAAGGAGGGGACCGTTTCCGGGACAATGCCCCCGGGAGCGTCGTATTTACCCGCGTTCAGGTCGTCGAGAAAGCGGAACATACGATCGAGATCGACCCCTTCCTTTTCAAGCTGGGACGCAAGGGTCGGAGAAATATCGTCTTTTTTCAAGGCTGCACGCTCCTATCAGTAATACCTATAATCATACGAGTACCTAGGGATAATTCAACCATCTTACAGTTTTTGCATGCGAAGTCAACCGAGGCAGACCTGGGCGGGCAGGAAGGCAGATCCCGCCCTATATGAGGGGCGGAGGATTTCATGCAGATCGTCAGTTTCGCACGCGCCGGCTATACCGGAGAAATCGTAAAAGTGGAAGCGGATTTACGGAGAGGAATTCCGGCGATAGACATCGTCGGCCTGCCCGACGGAGCGGTGCGCGAAGCCCGGGAGCGGATGCGCGTCGCTATCAGAAATTCCGGGCTGGACTTTCCCCGCGAACGGATACTCATAAACTTAAGCCCGGCAGACCTGAAAAAAGAGGGAGGATCCTTCGATCTGCCGATTGCGTTGGGTGTGCTGGCCGCCTCGGAGGGAAACGTACCGGAAGGAGAAGCGATACTGGTTCTGGGGGAACTTGAGCTTTCAGGAACCGTCCGGCCGGTTCGCGGAGTTCTCGCCGCCGTCGCGCGCGCGCAGGAAGCGGGCATCGCCGACTTCATCCTTCCTGCAGAAAATCTGGAGGAAGCCCGGCTTTTGGGCGCCCCTGCCCGCGGAGCCCGTAATCTCGCAGAGGCATTGAACGCCTACCACGAAATATGCTCGATACGCGCGCTCTGCGGCTCGGATGCGGAAACAGAAGGCTCCGGCGATGCCGACGGCGCGAAGGACATCTCGGCGGAGAATAACGCCGAAGAGCCCCGCTGGAGAAGCTACCGGCTGGGATACGAAGACGTGCGGGGCCAGGAGAGGCTCGTGCGCGGATTGCAGATCGCGGCCGCCGGAGGCCATCACCTTGTCGCTTGGGGGCCGCCGGGATGCGGAAAAAGCCTGGCGCTGGGACGCTTCGACTGCCTCCTCCCGGACATGGACCGAAAAACAGCGCTCGAGGCGACCCGCATCCACAGCATCGCCGGAACCCTCGAAGCGGATTTTTCCAACGGCTCTCGCGCCCTGCTTTCCCGGCCTCCCTTCAGGCAGCCCCATCAAAACGCGAGCCTTGAAGG
Encoded proteins:
- a CDS encoding ABC transporter substrate-binding protein — translated: MKKIMSAAVSLVLLAGAVFASGGAEAKSGSAGAAPVELEMYYYKQENQEGLKKLVDAYTAKTGVKISLLIVPNDADATMSARAAQGKLPDILQMQTYSRVWEYAEKGYVVDLSKQSVMSKVVDSSKASVTYNGKQYALPMDYAGIGIIYNKDIFDKYGLKAPTTARELERVCATLKSNGVTPFAGLLAENWSAGHFITLVHTALLVGEKGVAVDKFVADMNAGKTSYGAVDTAKLFAALDFYKDNMDPKAAEWGWDQQQAAFAKGSAAMMVQGLWSYGAAIGTNPSLNCGFIPYPVFNDAKLNKMYADIDSCFGVSAQSSKEKQDAALAFLDWLASPDAQKIWIEDYKLVPAFKGADLSSMKQPFQDLLSSVDKNGAYPWAFSSYPTTAFEDGCKNGAQQYMFKKITGEKVIESIDSIWAGAVKK
- a CDS encoding carbohydrate ABC transporter permease, with amino-acid sequence MVESKTKKHLYFAVFLLPSFVLYTIFFIYPFLNGLYISLTNWDGLTPRSPIVMDGGDFENLVLGKLKSEKDREYLLSVYARNGDENAYSRLSLSGFERRKVESIFRKAGYESEANRFVGLKNYRDIIGGKVSESFYPRSFDQSYYNTTSSIPQRIAKKDLQKNLLSKLSADERALFDSFYEETKEDFSLRSEWNEFSFEDKIWLIPEFEVEDRIKADSISALISSIRSAALARDRDAWREAVASFVKSENLSAESAKDVESGAEGLWALGELKPVLGAKWTSRGFDLGVIGFTAFFAFFSVIGINLLAFLLALALDTGIKGQKFLRSVFFLPNVLSMVIVALIWKMLFFQMFPRVTGIDQWLSDPAKTPWLIVMVAIWQGAGYYMIVYLAGLQNIPTDVVEAAKIDGASPWQRFTNITMPLLVPALTISFFLTIANALKSFDLIYAMTSGSAYTYGTVPVVLDIFFDAFARKRAGLATAKAMLLFTIIFIVTGIQLYIMKKKEVEQ
- a CDS encoding carbohydrate ABC transporter permease; translated protein: MATTHQIVTRRVFTGVMVLFALVFFYPVIFVILNAFKTDAQITVDPLGLPRGLFFGNFARAWTAMEFPRVFLNTLSITVLGLAGIILVSSMAAYKLARTDSRLSWGIYGYFVLALVIPFQIIMVPVAVLAADLHLMSIPGIIVMYWGLGCPTAIFMFHGFVKGVPRELEESAAIDGAGQFYIFFNIVFPLLKTIIATIAVIDALWLWNDFLLPLIVVKQGTIQLAQMMFNGQFLKEYGAMTASLTLSALPIVLFYLALQKYIIKGIAAGAVKG
- a CDS encoding UTP--glucose-1-phosphate uridylyltransferase — protein: MKKDDISPTLASQLEKEGVDLDRMFRFLDDLNAGKYDAPGGIVPETVPSFPHPAIVDRRGPAELSKTRAALESRLFHLGLPLSLLNGAQAVPSESEDLLLLDEALLRKIGIRLYPQTAYGVLNGGSASSYADNKKNRSLDPELFDQFGDLFHTLADDCRGKPKGITPAFLNPDGSPGWSFLFLKLRMLLEHKKAYKEEIGTLPEVILPSFQMTSVHTDSAIAEALREYVADPGLLSLAESLGCPSVEMYTASQTMMAAITHSSSGRPRKIFDRAWGRADTGIAMPGGHGQNFEVLAPIYRKLRSKGIRFAWLGNIDNMGYTVDPVSLAVFALSGFDAAFEESWRTPMDVKGGILVADSSGKLSCADIGPVISTERMLAFEAEGKPVLFNCGIGLFDLERLDPLLDEIPYRLPLRITDQDKDAGQYAQAEQITWEVIGLLDKPMFLAVEKSRRFLAAKMLMETMLTSLPPSRGSKSELASVSREMHTGLEKLLRNEYGLTEANGKWVFTSE